In Acidobacteriota bacterium, a genomic segment contains:
- a CDS encoding PQQ-binding-like beta-propeller repeat protein: MIKKAMAAVFLIGVLLTAAMAQANWPQFRGPGSLGVAEDPNLPDKWSTTENVAWKTEIPGMGWSSPAVWGDNIFLTSVVSSVEGEKPKKGLYFGGERKPPTDIHRWMVYCVDFKTGKIRWQQEVKNGPPENPRHLKNSYASETPVTDGERVYAYFGNVGLFCFDMSGKLLWSKKWGPFATRYGWGTAASPVLYKDRLYVVNDNDTASFMIALNAKTGEQIWRVEREQGTNWATPYVWESGSRTEIITPGTKKTRSYDLNGKPLWEFSGMSSISIPTPFSRHGLVYIASGYVGDQLRPVYAIKPGASGDISLKPGELSNNYIAWYQPQAGPYNPSPIVYGDYYYTLYDRGFFTCHDAKDGGEVYPKVRIDPGVNAFTSSPWAYNGKIFCLSEDGDTFVIQAGKEYKLVGKNSLDEMCMATPAIVRGSLVIRTATKLYRITKGGASKA, translated from the coding sequence AAATGGAGCACCACCGAGAACGTCGCGTGGAAGACCGAGATCCCCGGCATGGGATGGAGCTCGCCCGCCGTCTGGGGCGATAACATCTTTCTGACCTCGGTGGTCAGCTCGGTTGAAGGCGAGAAACCGAAGAAGGGTCTATACTTCGGCGGCGAGCGAAAACCGCCAACCGACATCCACCGGTGGATGGTCTACTGCGTGGATTTCAAGACCGGCAAGATTCGCTGGCAGCAGGAAGTCAAGAACGGTCCGCCCGAGAACCCGCGACACTTGAAGAACAGCTATGCTTCGGAGACTCCGGTGACCGACGGCGAGCGTGTCTATGCTTACTTCGGAAACGTGGGTCTGTTCTGCTTCGACATGAGCGGCAAGCTGCTGTGGTCCAAGAAGTGGGGGCCGTTTGCGACGCGCTACGGCTGGGGAACCGCCGCATCGCCGGTGTTGTACAAGGACCGGCTGTACGTAGTCAACGACAACGACACCGCGTCGTTCATGATCGCGCTGAATGCGAAGACCGGCGAACAGATATGGCGAGTCGAAAGAGAGCAGGGAACCAACTGGGCTACGCCATACGTGTGGGAGAGCGGCTCACGGACCGAGATAATCACGCCGGGAACAAAGAAGACCAGGTCTTACGATTTGAACGGCAAGCCGCTGTGGGAGTTCAGCGGGATGTCTTCGATCTCGATACCGACGCCGTTTTCGCGGCACGGACTTGTTTACATCGCGTCCGGTTACGTGGGCGATCAGCTCCGGCCGGTGTATGCGATCAAGCCGGGCGCTTCGGGTGACATCTCGCTAAAGCCGGGAGAGCTGAGCAACAACTACATCGCGTGGTACCAGCCGCAAGCGGGGCCTTACAACCCGTCGCCGATCGTCTACGGCGACTACTACTACACGCTTTACGATCGCGGCTTTTTCACCTGTCACGATGCGAAGGATGGAGGCGAGGTCTATCCAAAAGTACGAATCGATCCTGGCGTAAACGCGTTCACGTCGTCGCCGTGGGCATACAACGGCAAGATATTTTGCTTGAGTGAAGACGGCGACACGTTTGTGATTCAGGCGGGCAAAGAGTACAAGCTTGTGGGCAAGAACTCTCTGGACGAGATGTGCATGGCGACGCCGGCAATCGTGCGGGGGAGCTTGGTCATCCGCACCGCGACGAAGCTTTATCGAATCACGAAGGGCGGCGCTTCGAAGGCTTAA
- a CDS encoding protein tyrosine phosphatase family protein, which translates to MKKLGVILVTAFCALAAYAQIQKEQPAIFNFTRVSDQYCTGGQPKLEALEKLKSEGVKSIINLRTPGEHRAADEEAKAKELGLKYFNIPVVYRDPKDEQATEFLKITDDPANRPVFIHCTAAIRVGAFWMIRRVLRDGWTVEAAEEEARKIGLREAPHLTEFARNYIAKYGKK; encoded by the coding sequence ATGAAGAAACTTGGCGTCATTCTGGTGACAGCATTCTGCGCCCTTGCCGCGTACGCTCAGATTCAGAAAGAGCAACCGGCCATTTTCAACTTCACCCGCGTGAGCGATCAGTATTGCACGGGTGGCCAGCCGAAGCTCGAGGCTCTGGAAAAGCTGAAGTCGGAAGGCGTGAAGTCGATCATCAACCTCCGCACACCGGGCGAGCACCGCGCCGCCGATGAAGAAGCTAAGGCGAAAGAACTCGGACTCAAGTACTTCAACATCCCGGTTGTGTACAGGGACCCAAAGGATGAACAGGCCACCGAGTTCCTCAAGATAACCGACGATCCTGCAAACCGCCCGGTCTTTATTCACTGCACCGCGGCGATTCGAGTCGGCGCGTTCTGGATGATCCGTCGTGTGTTGCGTGACGGCTGGACGGTTGAGGCCGCGGAAGAAGAAGCCAGGAAGATCGGCCTCCGCGAAGCGCCCCACCTAACCGAGTTCGCGCGGAACTACATCGCGAAGTACGGGAAGAAGTGA
- a CDS encoding Ig-like domain-containing protein, with protein MNGPRRQGELPAIFVAALITFGASLTFQACKRAAPPEPSSSAAPVSLRWTLDQTGSNRLLVEVHGLGAVSLDRLRGSTWTPAEWQRLLSVYAGRPGSTSDPNLPPMLGAYRVESNVLLFESQFPVEPEAEYRAVFRPVSLSGDAGDPVTSVYKSPSLSSSPTTVVSHVYPSADVLPENLLKFYVHFSSPMSRGRIYDHVHLRDSAGKEVELPFLEIDEELWDPAMTRLTLIIDPGRIKRGVRPLEEIGPVLEAGKSYTLAIDSAWKDGAGVPLKQSFEKTFKAGPSDREPVDPARWRTQPPPSGTLERLSVIFPEPMDNAVTPRSIRVTSDSGGSIDGKSVLEDQERRWTFVPDNPWRRGGYKLLIETTIEDLAGNNIGKPFDVDKREAIRRRPGSSTVTLAFEVR; from the coding sequence ACGGGCCTCGACGGCAAGGCGAGCTGCCGGCCATTTTTGTTGCGGCATTGATCACCTTCGGCGCGTCGCTCACTTTTCAAGCCTGCAAACGCGCGGCGCCGCCCGAGCCTTCAAGCTCGGCGGCGCCGGTTTCCCTCCGCTGGACGCTCGATCAAACAGGCTCAAACAGGCTGCTCGTCGAAGTGCACGGGCTCGGTGCGGTATCGCTCGACCGCTTGCGAGGATCAACGTGGACGCCCGCCGAATGGCAACGCCTGTTGTCGGTTTACGCCGGGCGGCCGGGCTCGACATCGGATCCGAACTTGCCGCCGATGCTTGGCGCCTACCGCGTCGAGTCAAATGTGCTCCTGTTCGAGTCGCAGTTCCCGGTTGAACCGGAGGCCGAATATCGCGCAGTGTTTCGTCCCGTTTCGTTAAGCGGTGATGCGGGCGATCCGGTCACTTCGGTCTACAAATCACCCTCGCTAAGCTCGTCACCAACCACCGTCGTGAGTCACGTTTATCCAAGCGCCGACGTGTTGCCTGAAAACCTTCTCAAGTTCTACGTCCACTTCTCGTCGCCGATGAGCCGCGGCCGCATCTACGATCACGTTCACTTGCGCGACAGCGCGGGCAAGGAAGTCGAGCTTCCCTTCCTGGAGATCGACGAGGAGTTGTGGGACCCGGCAATGACTCGGCTGACCCTGATCATCGATCCCGGCAGGATCAAGCGAGGAGTTCGTCCGCTCGAAGAGATTGGACCCGTGCTGGAAGCCGGAAAGAGCTACACACTGGCAATCGACAGCGCGTGGAAGGACGGCGCCGGGGTCCCGCTCAAACAGTCTTTTGAGAAAACGTTCAAGGCTGGTCCTTCTGATCGCGAGCCTGTGGATCCGGCGCGCTGGAGGACTCAGCCTCCACCTTCCGGCACGCTCGAACGGCTGTCGGTCATTTTCCCGGAGCCAATGGATAACGCCGTCACTCCACGCTCGATCCGGGTAACCAGCGACTCTGGAGGTTCAATCGACGGGAAGTCCGTGCTGGAGGATCAGGAACGTCGTTGGACTTTTGTCCCAGACAATCCATGGCGTCGTGGCGGGTACAAGCTTCTGATCGAAACGACGATCGAAGACCTGGCGGGAAACAACATAGGCAAGCCGTTCGATGTAGACAAGCGCGAGGCGATCAGGAGGCGGCCCGGTTCATCGACGGTAACGCTCGCTTTCGAGGTTCGCTGA